A genomic window from Aricia agestis chromosome 8, ilAriAges1.1, whole genome shotgun sequence includes:
- the LOC121729924 gene encoding transmembrane protein 256 homolog, whose amino-acid sequence MVNLLDTLMINTVTEGAVNVLRNIGVFQSKPVEAPKPIVIRMSLWQLAQEAGPFVRLAGLSGASAVVLGAMGAHRTFPETETKEDLKKIFETSNRFHFLHTLALMTVPLCRRPYIAGSFFIVGMGLFCGTCYYHAFTGERRLRRLTPIGGSCLILGWLAMVL is encoded by the exons ATGGTTAATCTGCTCGATACTCTTATGATTAATACGGTGACGGAGGGAGCTGTGAATGTTTTACGCAACATA GGTGTGTTTCAAAGTAAACCAGTCGAAGCTCCTAAGCCGATCGTTATCAGGATGTCGTTATGGCAGCTTGCTCAGGAAGCTGGGCCTTTTGTGCGCCTGGCGGGGCTCAGTGGGGCCAGCGCTGTCGTTCTCGGAGCGATGGGAGCTCACCGCACCTTCCCCGAAACGGAAACAAAGGAAGATCtcaagaaaatatttgaaacatCCAACAGATTCCACTTCCTCCACACCCTCGCTCTCATGACGGTGCCACTTTGCAGAAGACCCTATATA GCTGGGTCTTTTTTCATAGTTGGTATGGGTCTTTTCTGCGGCACATGCTACTACCACGCCTTCACCGGTGAAAGGCGTTTACGTCGGCTTACTCCGATTGGAGGTTCCTGCCTCATTCTCGGCTGGTTGGCAATGGTACTTTAA